TCCTCCGGCACGTATCCCAGCAGGCTTTGCAGGTCGCAGACGAAGCGGTAGACGTAGCGCTTCCCCGCGGTTTTGTGGATGATGTTTTTGTCGTAGTAATAGCGCAGGCCGCGGCTCAGCTTCTCGTAATtcattttgggtttgtttttccTCTTCCCCCAGCGTCTCGCAACCTGTGAAAACAGACATTAAATAACGACGTGTTCCGTCTTAAAATCCACCCCAAAAAACTCAATGCCGGTCCCCATTATCGTAAGAGTTTggtaatatttagtttttttgaaattttaatacaaaaaattcagatatttttgaataattttaataattgtcGAGTTTCTTAAACAATACATAAGCTGGCTGCTGAGATGCATGCTGGGAAGCGACAGAGCGCCACACGGTAAGTCATCAGGATGCAAGCGTCGCCTACCTCGTCCGGGTCGGAGAGTTTGAACTCCCAGCCGTCGCCCGTCCAGCTGATGAATGATTGGCACGATTTGTCCGTCAGTAACTCCAGGAGGAACTGCCACAGCTGGATGGGTCCGCTGCCTGCGGGGAAAGGAAACGCCGTCACCTCCTGCTTGGCCGTCATTTCCCACAACGAAAGGCCTTGTCAACATCTAACACGTAAAGCATCGCTGTCTCTGTCACTGTCCGGCGAGACCCCCGCACCGCAAAAAAACTGTGCATCACTGAGCACCCCGAATGCAAACGGGAAGCTTTAATGGACAATAGTTGGCCTATGATGACGCGtagtgatgtcataaataaGGAAAGCGAGCCAACAAAGCTACAAATTGATATATTCTCACTTTTTTTCggaatgtaagaaagtttaattttactgagagggtggtagataagtggagcagcctcccggcATAAgtgggggatttaaacatggcaTGGTATTCCCCGGCATAAATCTCCCTGCCCAACAGCTTTGGAAAAATGTAATATCCACCGGAACCTGTTACAGACAAACACAGATCAGACGAGGACATTTTGGACCCGTCGGCTGACGTATAAATCTGTGATCGCCCCGTCGCATTCTATGCTCAGCACAGATTCAGCGTTTTGAGGCAAACGTCCCTCTCACTCGTCTGCGACCCGCGAGAAGTTTAAGCTGACGGGGTTTCCGTGTTCCAGACATCGCCTGCGCGGCGTCACGTGATTCAGGAACGAGGGATGTTTAACCTCATTGTGAAGCCACAGAGCTGACAGTCTGTCCTCTAACGAGAAGGATTTCTTAGACTGATTTTTGGGGtccagaaaatatacatttcggGAAAACGACACTAAAATATTTCGCCAAACGACTAAAAACACATTCAGCAAAAAGCTCCCGTCGGTTTATTAAAGTGTCCGCGGGATGAAAGCAGCTGCAGTACCGGCACCGGCCAGTAGCCGGCATTCCCTGCGCATGTTTTGGCTCCCGGATCATTCATTGGCTACTCTCCAGGCGTCACATAGACATAAGCCGAGGGCCAACGGCGACGACTCCATGCGCCACTCGGAATGGCGTCACCGCTATATGGTTACGATACCCGAGTTATCTGTACAGAGCAGTCCAGATCCGATGCAATCAAATCAGAAACAGtcctttggtttccatggtgactgcatCCGAACTGCCTGCTAGGGCAGGAATCTCTCCCATGTGGTGCGCAGGGATTATCAGAATAATgaatattctactatttggccGCATAAAGAGTCCATACAGAGATCGACAATCTGCCCATTAAACGCGCGTTAAACATGTGATGGCACCGTGCAGTTGTCTGCGTGCCGGAGCGTGGCAATGCATTTCTCGCTACATGCGCGGCTGGATAATCTCACAATGGCCGACAACAACGCGATACTGTCTTCTAGAGCAACCCGACGACCCCTGCCCTGCCCGGGTTCAAAGACTACGGCCAGTCAATGAGAATCACATGCTATTCCTGGCTCACAATGGGGCTCTGTTTGGACCGGGCCGGTCGTGGCGGCCGGAGCAGGAGGCTCATTAGATTTGTCACGCGACAGGAATGTGGCGCCCTCACTGGGAAAAAATGTCCCCCCATTCAGCCACCAGGACCCCGGCTCCTAAAAATAACCTCCGGAGGAGACAGGACCCCATTCTACCCCCGGGGTGCAGCCACCCCCGCTCCAGGACAACGTCTGCTCTTCCAACATAATGgactttttaatggttttaatgGGGGAGGAAATCACAAAAAAGGGGGACAAGACAAGATCCAGACCCCAGGAAAGGGGgctttaatgtacattttaccAAACTGTGCTGCCCCGGCTCTCGCATGAAACGAATGCATCGCCGGCCGCTAACCCCACTCAAGCGGGAGTCAGAGAAAACGTATCGTGACCCATGGACATTATTTCTACAGCCACCATGCGCAGCGACCgccaggagagagagagacagagagggggaaagagagagagaggaagagggagagggagagaggggggtgaggaagggggagagagagataagTGTTCTCCAGGCCCCGTGGCCGCTTCCCTTTAAATCCACCTCGAGTTAATGCTGTAAACAGGGTCGGGGTAACCCTGTGTAAGTGAAAGACAGAGACCCCCGAACTCGGTAACGAGCAGAGTGTAAGCTCCGCGTGTTTGTGGGACAGACTGGGGAGAATCTGCCCCGCCAGACGTCGCGGGAGAGAACGTGACAGAGGCTCCCCGGCACAGCCggctatatatacatgtttgtgGGTTAGCAGAGTATGTGGTCACGCATGTACAGGAAAGGCATCTACCCCCGGGGGCTGGGGCCATGTCTTCTGCAGACTGTTACCCCCCGGAACGTGCCTGACACCCCGACACCCGGGAAAAGGGTGAATATTGGGTCCCTTTCTGCCAAAATAAGGCCATCTATAAGAACGGGAATGTTTTGGCGCCTGTGAGCGCTGATCTGATGAAGACCCAACAGCGTCAAAATGATGAGATAACACTTAATACGCAGACCAGCACGTGAGGGGTTAATCTGCACATTATCTGCTTttttagcccccccccccgaaacatCTGAAATGGGGGTAACTTTGAAGTAGAGCTCCCCGTGCCGGCGCGACGTGTTCACATGTATGTAGGCGTCGTGTTGTAGCGTGTGAGCGGTTAGACGTGTGCATTGTCTGAGATGCTATCTGCCTGCTCCTCACACACAGAGGTGTGAAAGCGTCCCGGGGCGGAAATATCTCCCCCGTCTGCTGCGGTGCCTGTGCAGGCGCGACCTCACTTCGCTTATCAGAGACAAGATCACGACCTGCCGGCAGAGGAAGATAATTGCCCCTGCCTGGCATCCAAGTTGCCCCAGAAGCTCCCCCTGGTGCTGGCGGTAAGGGCTGGGAGGGAAGCGCACCTGTGTACCCGGCCAGAGCGGCCGCCGGGATGACCGGCTTGTCCTTGTTCAGCTCGGCCCGGTCTCTCACGTAGTCCTTGAAGGTGCCCTTGGGCTTGTGGCTGGGCAGCGCCGCGGGGTAGTCCTCGGAGTCGAAGCTGTCGTAGGACGGGACGCGCTGCAGGCTGCTGTACGAGGATTGGCTGCCCCAGGACTGGGTGAGACGGTCGCAGCTGTCATGGCTCTCTATGCTTTCAAACGACTCCTGTCCACCCAGCTTACCTGTCCAGGTAAAGACACAGACGTTAGAGGCATACTGGGGGCCAGCGACGGCAAACTACCCGGACAGACCAGATGCCTACGCAACATGCGCAGCCATCACGCGAAAGCTCCGCTGTCACACAGCTGGCAACAGCAGGCAAACCATAGAAATGGCGACCATTCGGGGGCCACATATCTGCCCCCAACACTTTTAtgcttacattaaaaaaaaaaaaaaaagcttcataaTCTACAGAATAAATTCACCCGAAACCTCAGCCCGAGAACGACCTACATTTCAGGGCCCGGCTCGGGGGCCACACAGAGGGCCGGCACTTTCTATATTAACTTTGTCGTCTCCGGCTCAATCACATTAACTATCATTAGGATTCTCCAGCACCCCTGCGGCCCCCactaactgcccccccccgttaaCACCATTACGGCGTGTGAAAGCTTTGAAGCGCCCCTCGCAGACCCTACCTCGGCTGATGCGTCCCACGCACATGTTGTCGGGAGACACGACCTCCTGTTTGATGGTGAAGTAATCGCCCTGCAGAGAGTCCGGCTGCAGGGGGTCGCGCAGGAGCGAGGAGGGGTATTCGGTCTCGTATTTCAAAGACAAAAGTTCCTCTGAACTGATGGGGTGCAGGGTCTGGTACGACTCCGTGATGAAGCTGGGCTCAGAGAACTCCGAGGGGGGGACGCACTGCGCATGTTCGATGCCGTAACCTACAGAGACAAATCACAACCTCAATGCTCTGCAAGCAGCCAGCTGCCATCTGTGCATGCGCGTGTGGCCCTCTAGAACCGGATCAGACAATTACCCCCAAAAAGCCGGAGAAAGCAATAAAAAGAATACTTACTGATGAAGTAGTCTGAGGTATATCTTGGCTCCGGGTATGCAGGGGTTAAATCACTGGTTTGGTACGATTTTGAGTctttcgggggaaaaaaaacgaagacaataaatgtaaaatgcccCCAACGTGAGGCTCAGAGATTCCTGGCACTCAAGTAGTTAATAATAGCTTTACCCTCCCAATTACCCCCCGTTTTTACCCCACGGAGAAGAAAGCGGCGGGGCCCGATCTTCTAAATCCCCGACTACCGTGTGCAACACGCTATGAACACGCCTAGCAGCGTCACGCTAACAGAGCGCTATTAACACATTTAACGAGTAACCTCTTGCGCTTATCGCTGGGGTACGGGGGCCGAGATGCCCCCCGCGCTGGTTTATGGGGGCACCGGGGATCTTGGTTACCTTTCTGCAGGATCTCCAGGTGTTCCCAGAGGATGTCGCCCACGAAGTCCGGGGCCAGCTGGAGGAAGCACTCCTTGCCCAACGCACACAGCGCCGCTCCGCTCATCCCAAACTTCTGGAAGTCCACTCCCTTCAGGGTGAACTCGTTCACGGCCCAGGACACCCAGTCTCTGACGTTGGCGTCCGTCCACTCGCGGGGATCTGACGGGAAGTAAACACAGCTTAGTCAGTAAAGCCCTAGCGCCTGCATCGAAACGTTTCCCATCTGCCCCCGAGCGGGGAGAACCGGAGCCTCACCGACAGGAATGCCCAGCCGCTGCTGCTCTTTGGTGAATCCGCTGAAGGTGGCGCGGAGCGCCTGTGACATCATCTCCTTGCTGCTCGGGGTGAGAAGGGGCACGTCGGCGCACTCCATGTCTGAAACGAGACGTGACGGTCAGAGAGGGGGTCCGCGGCGCGTAACGGAAAAACCACGGAAAGAGCTCAGGCGTCTCACACGCTCCTGGGGCCCCCGCGCAGCCACACGCAATGACATCATCAATTCCAGGGTCAGGTAAGACCTGCAGGAAAACTCGGAGCCCTAACATAAAGCCTGCAAACGCCTTCCAGGAACAGCCTGCCGCGTCACGTGAGGCTCCCGCACAGCAGCCAAATCCACAACTCAACTTCCATGACGTTCCAGAGTTACCTCTAGGAATACTTTCCTGCCAAGTCCGGAGGGCCGAGTCTAGATCCGCACATTGAGACTACGCTGCGGAGCAGCATGCGCTGGGGCTGCGCACAAACAATGCAGCGATCACCCCCAACGCCCCGTCCCCATCACGCGACCGCCTCGAGCTTTACAGGCATTAAGCAGACACGGCCCCAAACAGCGATCACAGGGCCGAATTTCCCTGGGTGCAGGCGATGCAGACCCCATCACactttatgtatacatttttcaggTTATTTTGTCTATAAAGACGTTTCTTGCGAAGTTATTTTGTCTGCGAGGAGCGActtccataaataataataaccggGCCTGCCGAGTCGCGTTACACGAAGACAGAGAAATAACATAACGAGATTAACATGAAATACCAGGAAATTGGGAAAAAGCAAGACGCGCCGAATTAAGTTCCATAAAGTCCAAACcctcaaataataataacgaccGGAAATCATTAAGCGGATCGCGGGCGCCATCTAAATACTCAGCAACGGGCATGGAATTCCGTGACGGTAACGGGGGTCCGCGGGAGAGAATAGCTAAAATACGGGGGATCCATACGGGGGGGATATATATACAGCGGGATATCTATGGGGGGGATATATACGGGGGGGATATATACGGGGGGGATATATACGGGGGGGATATATACGggggggaaatatatatatagcgggaTATCTATGGGGGGATATATACGGGGGGGATAGATACGGGGGGAATATATACGGGGGGGGATATATGCGGGGGGGGGATATATGTGGCGGGAAGTGGGAACACCACCGATCGTGCAGACATTGTAATATTCTGAACCCCGGGATTTCTGTCATTTAACTCCCAAACTCCGAGCCGGCAGGTAAAATAATGATTGCTCCGCGTCGCGGTGAGAAGAGGTGAATTCCAGGAAACAGAGAAGGAAACGTTCGAGTTTTTAGAACCACTAAAGGTCTGTGACGGTGTAAATCGCGCAGGGGCGGCCGCCGGCTCTCCCGGGGATCGTGTTCCAGGCAGGGAGTCCCAGCCGGTGGTCTTCACAACCCTAAAGGGGGATTAGGGGACATTAGCAGAGAGATTACAGAGGATTATCCCGGCTGCAAGGGCTGCGCATGCAACGGAGGGTAAATTGCAGGCGCCGCTCATAGCGGATCATAAACTCCCCAAATTCTGTACACAGGGGACCCCCAGCACCCAGCCAGAGTAACCCTTTAAATACCAGGGAGAGCGTCAACCTCCTGTCTACCCCTGACCGTCCCAGGTTCCCGCGTAATGTTGGAATGGAGCCGGACAAAACGCCGATAATACCAGACCCGGCGCCATATTGTAAACTATTTAATGGCAGCGCATCCCAGCGGTGTCGGGGGTTTTGTAGGTAGCCCATTCCTCTCGATTCCTGCACCGGTTATAACGCGAGTTGAATGGGGATAATGAATAAGGAGCCGTAGGGATGCAAACTGATCCGAGTGACGCCATCGGCAAATCCACCAACCGTTCCAGGCAACCAATCAGGAAGAGGAGGTCAGGGGCAAACGAAGTGTTAAGAGCAAGAAACGAGGGGCAGATCCACGACACAGCGTCCCCCCCAACCTCACTCCGGCACAAACCTTCGGGTCCTAACGGGGTTTAAACATCACCCGAGATGTCAGACAGATAATTACCGTCAGCACGAGGAGGGCGAGCGGCGCCGGGACCACGGAGCGGAAAAAAATACACCGTCACCCGGCGGCGGCCGCAGACAGAACCCCGACagtttgggggggttattgccCCGGGTATGGGGGGGTCGGTAATTTGTAAAAAGACAATAAACATTTGGTGCCATTTTGGCAGAGAGTAGCTGAATCTGGGGGTCACTGGGCCCAGACGCAAAGGGTTAACGGGACCTCCCAGTGAGTCACCCCAGCGTAATACCCCAACCACCAGCGGGGCGACAACGGGAGAGAAGTCACTGCTTCACGTCCCAAATATTCCCACACTGCCTGATTAACCCCCGGCCCTCGCCGCGccgcgcacgcacgcacgcacatcCACAAACATGGGAACCAGATTGTAACCCCTGCAGTTTCGGGAGGGGCGATAAACCCAGCAGCAAACCGGTTAAAGCCCCAGCCTTCTCCTCCCTGCGGCTCACACCAGCCGGAGAGCCCCCCCAGCGCTGCCCCTTCATATGGAAGTCATTTGGTTGACGAGCGGCCCCCTTATAGGAATTTCTTCTCACAGCCCCGGCGTGCCGCTCCCCGAGGGATTCCTCCCTTTAATAAGCCGAGGCGCAGCGGCCGCCCCTCTCACGCTACCCCGACGTCCACTTCCCACCCGGCCCTCGCTACGCTTCCCACCAAACGCGTCTCCGGCGTGTGGGAAAAATTCCAAGCAGCAGCGGCAGGGAGTCGGAGCGGACCCTCTCAGCGGACCACTCCAACCCAACACCAACGGGGAGCGGGACGCGGAAATAACGGGGCAATTCCTGGGAACGGATACAAACGGGGCCGcagagaaagggttaaagtcaCAGATGTGAGCGATTAGGAGACGGGATTacggggttattattatttattggtataTGGCGCCGACATATTttgcagcgatgtacaatgggttaCGTGACCCCGTTTCGTGTGTTAATCGTGCAATTGTCATAGCAACCGACGGGGTGGCACCAGAGTTATTCACTATTCATTCCCCTCCAAAGTCTTTTATCAGGAGATTATTTAGTATTATAATGAAGAGCAAAGTGAGCTGAtgttgtggtctggctcagTACAGACGgggtttacattaaaataaaacatttctcagAATCATGCGTTGCCGGGGGAGACGCGGTGAACGTGTGACTCGCAAACCTCCGCTCCGAGTACAGATACTTTGTCTCGTTTTTACTAAATCTCTCGAATGACTAAAAACCCACGAGAAACGGCAACAAATTCAGTATCAATATGAGAAAAACGGCCGGTTACCGGCAATAAACGGTGACATGCAAATGAGGGCCGGAACTCTCCCCGCACAGACTAAACGTGtctattatacattatatatactgtacattatatatatatactgtatatatacactataggCTTATGCTAGTGCCGCTGGGTGACCCTCTCCCAATCGGCCCCCTCCCCACCCCAGGGGCCGCGACGAGCCACTAACTGGCCGCTGACTGTCGTTATAAAGAAAATGTCAGGGAGCGCAAGAGCGGAATAGGAGCCGAGCCGAGGGGCATTAATGGGGACGTTGAGGACGTTAACAGAAAGAAGCTGCCAGAGGGTTAAAGaggtgctgcagcagctgcgtCAAGAGATCtgttactttattatttattacttaaattattatttattgtttcatatagcgccatcatattccatagcgttgTAGCAACAGATGGTCAGTCCCCAGACAATAAGGCTCCTTAGCCTCGGCGAGGACAGAACGTGTCTTCGGAGGAAGCTGCAGCCAGAGGTGTGAAGAGCGTTACTGCAGCTCTCTGCCTCCGTGACGTGTGTCTCTCCTCAAATAGAAACTCCCAATACATTCCCCGCGTGAGATGCGTCGCCGCGGAGTCACCGGGTCAGAACCGCGCCGCGTTTAACAGATAAAGTGTCAGAAATGAAGAAATATTTGTGGGGCGAATCGGTTTTCGGGAACGAGAAATAAAGCCCTGAATCCAAACGTAACGGAGAACGCGGCCCCCCAGAGACCAACGGATCGCCGGGGCTTCTGCGGTGCCGGGGGTTCGGAGAACGTTTCATGCAGAGGATCTGCGGCTCCTCAATAACTTCCCCGGCCGAGGGTCCCCCCAATAACATCCCGGCCGAGGGTCCCCCCAATAACATCCCGGCCGAGGGTCCCCCCAATAACATCCCCGGCTGAGGGTCCCCCCCAATAACATCCCCGGCCGAGGGTCCCAATAACATCCCGGCCGAGGGTCCCCCCAATAACATCCCGGCC
This window of the Spea bombifrons isolate aSpeBom1 chromosome 12, aSpeBom1.2.pri, whole genome shotgun sequence genome carries:
- the ETS1 gene encoding protein C-ets-1, with translation MKAALDIKPTLTIIKTEKAEYESYPCSDMECADVPLLTPSSKEMMSQALRATFSGFTKEQQRLGIPVDPREWTDANVRDWVSWAVNEFTLKGVDFQKFGMSGAALCALGKECFLQLAPDFVGDILWEHLEILQKDSKSYQTSDLTPAYPEPRYTSDYFISYGIEHAQCVPPSEFSEPSFITESYQTLHPISSEELLSLKYETEYPSSLLRDPLQPDSLQGDYFTIKQEVVSPDNMCVGRISRGKLGGQESFESIESHDSCDRLTQSWGSQSSYSSLQRVPSYDSFDSEDYPAALPSHKPKGTFKDYVRDRAELNKDKPVIPAAALAGYTGSGPIQLWQFLLELLTDKSCQSFISWTGDGWEFKLSDPDEVARRWGKRKNKPKMNYEKLSRGLRYYYDKNIIHKTAGKRYVYRFVCDLQSLLGYVPEELHAMLDVKPDTDE